The genomic DNA CCACGGCTCTCACCAAGCAGGGCCGGCTCGCCGTCTACCCGTCGAGCACGGGCCAGGAGGCCTGCGAGGTCGCCGCCGCGCTCGTGCTGGAGGAGCGCGACTGGCTCTTCCCCAGCTACCGGGACACCCTCGCCGCCGTCGCCCGCGGCCTCGATCCCGTCCAGGCGCTCACCCTCCTGCGCGGCGACTGGCACACCGGGTACGACCCCCGTGAGCACCGCATCGCGCCCCTGTGCACCCCTCTCGCGACCCAGCTCCCGCACGCCGTCGGCCTCGCGCACGCCGCCCGCCTCAAGGGCGACGACGTGGTCGCGCTCGCCCTGGTCGGCGACGGCGGCACCAGCGAGGGCGACTTCCACGAGGCACTGAACTTCGCCGCCGTCTGGCAGGCGCCGGTCGTCTTCCTCGTGCAGAACAACGGCTTCGCCATCTCCGTCCCGCTCGCCAAGCAGACCGCCGCCCCGTCGCTGGCCCACAAGGCCGTCGGCTACGGGATGCCGGGCCGCCTGGTCGACGGCAACGACGCGGCGGCCGTGCACGAGGTCCTCAGCGACGCCGTGGCCCACGCGCGCGCGGGAGGGGGGCCGACGCTCGTGGAGGCGGTGACCTACCGCATCGACGCCCACACCAACGCCGACGACGCGACGCGCTACCGGGGGGACTCCGAGGTGGAGGCCTGGCGCGCGCACGACCCGATCGCGCTCCTGGAGCACGAGTTGACCGAACGCGGGCTGCTCGACGAGGACGGCATCCGGGCCGCCCGCGAGGACGCCGAGGCGATGGCCGCGGACCTGCGCGCACGCATGAACCAGGATCCGGCCCTGGACCCCATGGACCTGTTCGCCCATGTGTATGCCGAGCCCACCCCCCAGCTGCGGGAGCAGGAAGCCCAGTTGCGGGCCGAGCTGGCAGCGGAGGCCGACGGGCCCCAAGGAGTCGGCCGATGAAGAGAGTTGACCATCGGGCCCCGAGAAGCGGGCCGATGACCTCCGTTGGCCTTTGGCCGGAAGGAGCCGGGCGATGACCACCGTTGCCCTCAAGCCGGCCACCATGGCGCAGGCACTCACACGCGCGTTGCGTGACGCCATGGCCGCCGACCCCGCCGT from Streptomyces avermitilis MA-4680 = NBRC 14893 includes the following:
- the pdhA gene encoding pyruvate dehydrogenase (acetyl-transferring) E1 component subunit alpha, translated to MTVMEQRGAYRPTPPPAWQPRTDPAPLLPDALPHRVLGTEAAAEADPLLLRRLYAELVRGRRYNTQATALTKQGRLAVYPSSTGQEACEVAAALVLEERDWLFPSYRDTLAAVARGLDPVQALTLLRGDWHTGYDPREHRIAPLCTPLATQLPHAVGLAHAARLKGDDVVALALVGDGGTSEGDFHEALNFAAVWQAPVVFLVQNNGFAISVPLAKQTAAPSLAHKAVGYGMPGRLVDGNDAAAVHEVLSDAVAHARAGGGPTLVEAVTYRIDAHTNADDATRYRGDSEVEAWRAHDPIALLEHELTERGLLDEDGIRAAREDAEAMAADLRARMNQDPALDPMDLFAHVYAEPTPQLREQEAQLRAELAAEADGPQGVGR